In the Breoghania sp. genome, GCTTGCCGTTCTTGGCATTGTAGATGAGCCGGACGGTCTGCGCCTTGATCGTAATGCCGCGTTCCCGCTCGATATCCATCGAGTCGAGCACCTGCTCCTTCATCTCGCGCTCAGACACGGTGCCCGTGGACTGGATGAGCCGGTCCGCCAGCGTGGATTTGCCGTGGTCGATGTGCGCAACGATGGAGAAGTTGCGAATATGGTCGAGTTTCTGCGTCGTCATGGGCGCTCAAATAGCATCGGGCGCGGGCGGCGCAAAGCGGAATTGACGTACTGCGATGCTGCGGACACAAAAACGACGAGGATGGCGCATGCCAGCACGTCAAAAACAAAGAGGGCCGCACATGGCGGCCCTCCGTGAGATCGATATGACCTTGGGTCCGGATCAGATCCCGACGGAAACTCTCTTCGCCAGAGGCTGCTCCAGCATCGACACCTTCCGCCCAGACATCAGGGCCACATTCAGGGTCTCACTCGACATGGGCTCACCTCCTTTCGGTTGTTGACGACATGTCTCAAGATAAGCAACCGGGAGCTCTCTTCAAGAGGTCGCGACCCGGTTGCGAACATCGTCCAGGAAGCGATCCACCTCCGCAAAGCGGGTGAACCGATAGAGCGCCTTGTCTGCCGGTGCCGTTTCATACAAGCGGCGCATCTTCTCCCGTGCGGAGTTGCGGGTGTTCCACATCCAGACCAGAAACTCCGTATCGAAGTGCTCGTGGCACCCTGGCGTCAGATCGGGCCGGGTACGTCCGTGGTGCCGGAGAGTACGCAGAAGCACGCGATACAGACGCCGCGCCAGAGGAACATCGAGCCAGATCAACGTATCGCACCGTTCCAGGCGCTGCGCCCATGTGGATGAGTGCCCACCTTCGAAAATCCAACACGGACGGGCATGAGCTTCCAGACAAAGCGCATCGATTTCAGGCCGGGAACGCTGGATCCACCCCGTCTGCCAAAGGATCTGGTCAATATGAATGACCGGAAGATCCGTGATCTGCCCGAGCGCCCGTGCAAGCGTGGATTTGCCCGATCCCGGCTGACCGATAATCATCGCGCGCCGCATGTTTTTCCCCGCATCCCATATGGCCCGCCGCAGTCGCGGCTCAACGCGCCTTCAGAACGGCGACGCAAGCGTCGGGCAGTCCGGCCATGGTCAGGGGCGGTTTCGGCTTGGCCGGTTTTTCACCGGGCTTGGGCGGCTTGGGCACCCAGGGTTCGTCCGACATCCACCAGGCCAGTTCCTTGCCGCAGCCGTCACCAGGAGGCGGGGCCGCCTGGCTCTTGCAAGATCCCTCGCCTGCCGGACACTTGAGCCGGACATGGAAATGATAATGGTGCCCCCACCAGGGCCGGACCACGCGCAGCCAGGCACGGTTGCCGGTCTCGAAGTCGCACAAGGCCTTCTTGATGCCGGGAGAGACGAAAATGCGCGCCACGCGCGGATCGTTCGCCGCACGGCGGATCAACCGGGCATGGGCATCGGTGAATTTCTTCGGATCGACCGTACGGTCTGCCCCCTTGGTGTTGATCGCACCGCGCAGCATGGAGACGGCGGAGACGTTTTCGCGCTCCGATGCGGTCATGGTGTGTGCGGGCATCTCTTTCAGCCAGATATCGGCATCGAGCCCGATCTGGTGGCTGGCATGGCCCGACGACATCGGCCCGCCGCGCGGTTGGGCCATGTCGCCAACCATCAGCCCGCGCCAGCCGAGTTTCGGCACATCGCGGGCAAGATCCTCAAGGTAGTCGATCAGTTCCGGCTGGCCCCAGAAGCGGTTGCGCGACAGGCGCATGACCTGGAACCCCTCGCCATTGGCGGGAAGCGCCACCGCGCCCGCCTGACAGCCCTTGGCATAGGAGCCCAGCGCCTCTGGCTTCATGTGGGCGGGAACGGAGACCTTGCCGAAATAGTCGCGCGCAGGCGCATTCATGTTGACCTGCGACGGGATACCGGTTGCGCGCCGCGCGTTGTCTGCATGCGTTGCCTTGGCTTGCGGCATCGCGGGCGCGTTTTGGGAAGAGACGGCACCTACGGAGGGCTTTGGCTGAGGAAGCTGATCTCGGGCAAGCGCCGGGGATAACGCGATAACCATCGCACTCAGCGCGAAGGCCCCCGACCGCATCAGGCTCGAAAGATGCGCGCGCCCTTTCCCCATTCCCATAGTCCTCTCCGCTTCGCCGCTTTGGCGGCATGGTCATTTGCAAGTCTGGCAAGTTCGATACAAGCCCCACCAAAATGAGGACATTATGACCGTCAACCGACGCCGAACTCCGCAATCGCGGGGAGGATGCGGTTCATGATGTCTTCCATGCGCGACAGGCGATGATCGCCGTCACGAACAAGCGTGATGGTGACATCGCTGACAGGCAGGCGCGAAACGAGCTTCATGGCATGTTCCCAGGGCACGTCCTGATCTTCCATGCCCTGGAGGATGCGGACCGGGCAGCCCGGATCGATGGAGGCGCCAAGCAGCAGATTCTTGCGACCGTCCTCGATCAGCGCGCGGGTATAGACATCCGGCTCATCGGAATAGTCCGAGGGATGTTCGTAGACCCCCTTGGTCTCGATGGCGCGGCGCGCTTCCTCCGGGAACGCGTTCCACAAAAGATCCTCGGTGAAATCAGGTGCGGGCGCGATCAGCACGAGCCCCGCGACCTTGCCGCTGCTCTTGCGCGCCAGCGCCAGCAGCAGCGCCATCCAGCCGCCCATGGAGGAGCCGACGATCACCGTCGGGCCGGTGCAGCACTTGTCGAATACGGCGAGCGTTTCCTCAAGCCAGCGCGAAATGGTGCCGTCGATGAATTTCCCGCCCGATTCGCCGTGGCCGGAATAATCGAAGCGCGTCACGGCGTTCCCCGCTTCTCGCGCCACGCGCGCCACTTCCAGCGCCTTGGAGCCCAGCATGTCGGAGCGAAACCCGGAGAGCCAGATGACGCCGGGACGTTCCGCCGTCTCGGTGCCGGGTTCATGGCGGTAGGCGATCTGTCGCGCCTCGTCGCCGGTGCCCACGGAAAGGAATTGCGGATCGCGCTCGCTCATCTGATAGGTTCCTGCTTCAAGTGCCGAACTGGATTCGGTGATGACACAGGCGACAGGAGATTTAAAGCCCGTGACGACGATCCTGCAGGTCGTGCCCGAGTTGGAAACCGGAGGTGTGGAGCGCACCGCCGTCGATATCGCGCAAGCCTGCAAGGCGCGTGGCTGGCGGGCGCTGGTGGCAAGCGCGGGCGGACGGCTGGTCGATGAACTGGAAGCGGCCGGCGGCGAACATATCGCCATGCCCCTTGCCACAAAGAACCCGTTCATCATGGGGGCCAATGCGGGGCGGCTTGCCGAGATCATCCGCCGCGAGAAGGTATCCATCATCCATGCGCGCAGCCGAGCGCCTGCATGGTCGGCCCTTTACGCCGCCCGCAAGACACGCACGCCCTTCGTCACCACCTATCACGGCGCCTATGGCCAGAAGAATGCGCTGAAAGCCTTCTACAATTCCGTCATGGCGCGCGGCGATGCGGTGATTGCCAATTCCCATTACACCGCCGGTCTCATCCGCACCCGTCACCCCGTTGCGGGCGAGATGACCGTCATCCATCGCGGCACCGACATCGCGGCCATCTCCGACGTGCCGGAGGCCCGGATCAACGCTTTGCGGGAAAGCTGGGGTGTCGAAAGCGGCAAGCGGATCGTCCTGCAATTGGCACGATTGACTGCCTGGAAAGGCCAGAAGGTCACGATCGATGCCTTTGCGGGGCTCGCTCTGGCGCTACGTGAGGACTGTGTGCTGATTCTCGCCGGAGATGCGCAGGGACGCAACGACTACGTCGCCGAGCTTGAGGCCCGCATTGCCGGGCACGGACTTGGGGAACAGGTCCGCCTCGTCGGCCACTGTGCGGATGTGCCTGCGGCAATGAATGCAGCGGATGTGGTCGCCGTGTCTTCAGTGGAGCCGGAAGCCTTCGGACGCGCGGCGGTGGAGGCACAGGCGGCGGGACGGCCGGTCATCGTCTCCGATCTCGGCGCGGTGGGCGAAACGGTGCAGGCTCCGCCGCAGGTGGAAGCATCCCAGCGCAGCGGATGGCGCATTCCCGCCAATGACCCCGCGGCGCTGACCCTGACACTTGGAGAGGCTCTATCTCTGGATGCGGAAGCACACTTGGCGCTCGCAAGGCGCGCGAAAGCCAATGCCGCACATTTCTCGCTGGAAGCCATGTGCGGGGCGACGCTTGAGGTCTATGATCGGTTGATCGGCTAAACCATTGAAATTGGGGTCGGCAAACCTATCTGGACTCGCGTGCGGAGAAGACACGATCACCACCTGATTTGGAGGGATTGGTTGACTTTTTCGTGCTTTCGCGGAATTCTAACGAACGCAACGCAACCGCGCTGATCTCGGTGCCCTGCTCGTCCGCACGACCGTCTGTGCATTACGGGTGGGGTTATTCGTTTAAGGCGGGTCCCTCGGTCCCTTGACCGACCGACGCATCCCAGGCGCGGCTTGCGTGACTGAATCGAACCCGTTTCGACAATTACATAGGAGTTAGCGACCATTCGCCGTCCGTTCCGCGCACCACCGCCCCAAAAGGAGGGGCCGCGCATTAACGAAGACATTCGCGTTCGCGAAGTCCAGTTGATCGATCACGAAGGCCAGAACCGGGGCACGATCCCGATTGAAGAGGCTATGGACATCGCCGGTGAGGCCGGCCTCGACCTCGTGGAGATCCAGCCGAACGCAAATCCCCCGGTCTGCAAGATTCTTGATTACGGTCGCCACAAGTATCAGGCGCAGAAGAAGGCCGCCGAGGCTCGCAAGAAGCAGAAGACCGTCGAACTCAAGGAAGTGAAGCTGCGTCCGAACATCGACACCCACGATTATGAGGTGAAGATGAAGAACGTGCTGCGTTTCTTCGAGGAAGGCGACAAGGTGAAAATCACCCTTCGTTTCCGCGGCCGCGAAATGGCGCACCAGGACCTCGGCTTCAAGCTGATGCAGCGCGTCAAGGAAGAGACCGCCGAGATCGCCAAGGTCGAGTTCGAACCCAAGGTCGAAGGCCGCCAGATGATCATGATCCTGGCGCCGCGTTAAGGCGACGGGTTCACACGTCTTGCAGCAACGATGTTTTGATGCCCGGCCTTGTGCCGGGCATTTTGCTTTTCTGGGGCCATTTGCCCGTGTGGCAGATCCTTCGAGACGCCTGCTTGCGCAGGCTCCTCAGGATGACGTCGGGGACGGGAGTGGTTCTGCAGGATATATCAACCCGAGAACGTCATCCTGAGGAGCGGTCGAAAGACCGCGTCTCGAAGGATCGGCCGCACACACCGACCGTTGCCGGGCCCCTTGCCCCAACCGCGGCGATTTGCGTGCCAGCCTTCGTACTTTATTGCGCCTTCACGCTGCATGAGGGGATTCTGGACGGGGCCATGTGGACCTTTCCGGGGATTTGCGGTCGTTATCGGCGCAATACCGCCGGGTTGAGGCTGAATCTTGGCCCCGCCCGCTTGCATTGCGCGCCCCTTCCTCCTATAAGCCCACGGTTCCGAGCCGCCCGGCGCGATAGGGCATGCCGCGGTGGCTCACGAATGCTTCCAACGATCAGCGATCCCAACATCCTGCAAGGGATGGGCGGATCGCGCCAAGAAAGGACGCAAAATGCCCAAGATGAAGACCAAATCGGGCGCCAAAAAGCGCTTTAAAGTGACGGCCTCCGGCCGGGTGAAGGTCGCCCAGGCCGGCAAGCGGCACGGCATGATCAAGCGGACGAAGAAGTTCATCCGCAATGCCCGCGGCACCATGGTTCTCGCGGACCAGGATGCCAAGATCGTCAAGAAGTACATGCCCTACCTGTAAGGGTAGCGGTCCAAGAGACGACGAGGAGATCAGCCAATGTCGCGCGTGAAACGGGGCGTTACCGCCCATGCCCGTCACAAGAAAGTCATCAAGGCCGCCAAGGGCTATTATGGCCGCCGCAAGAACACCATCCGCGTTGCCAAGCAGGCCGTGGAGAAGGCGGGCCAGTACGCCTATCGCGACCGCAAGGTTCGCAAGCGGAACTTCCGCTCGCTGTGGATCCAGCGTATCAACGCTGCCACCCGCGAGCACGGCCTGACCTATGGCCGCTTCATCGACGGCCTGAACAAGGCCGGCGTGGAAGTTGACCGCAAGGTTCTTTCCGATCTCGCCATCCATCAGCCGGAGGCCTTCAAGGCCCTGGTGGACAAGGCGCAGGCGGCTCTCGCCTGAGGCTTTCAAGCCTGACAGACCTCAAAAGGGGCGTGCCCGCCGGGCGCGCCCCTTTTTTTCATGCCATTTTCCAGATCGCTGCCCCGAAGAGCGAAATCTCTGCTCCGGGATTGGACGTTGCGGCAAGGGTCCCTATCTCTCAAGGACAACACCCTGCCCAATGACCGGAAGCTCCTTTCATGAAACTCTCCGTCCTCGATCTCGCCTTTGTCGGTGAAGGCGAAACGCCGCGCGATGCGCTTGATCACTCGCTTGAGCTCGCCCGCCATGCAGAGGCGCTCGGTTATGAGCGGTTCTGGCTTGCCGAACATCACAACATGATCGGTATCGCGAGTGCGGCGACCTCCGTCGTCATCGGGTATATCGCGGGCGGCACCTCCACCATTCGCGTGGGGGCTGGCGGGATCATGCTGCCGAACCACTCGCCTTTGGTGATCGCGGAACAGTTCGGCACGCTGGAAACGCTTTATCCGGGGCGGATCGATCTCGGCCTCGGCCGCGCGCCGGGAACCGATCAGGCGACGCTGCGCGCACTGCGCCGGTCCTATGAAAGTGCGGAAAGCTTTCCGCAGGACGTTGTGGAGTTGCAGGCGCTGCTGGCGCCCGCGGCGCCCAACCAGATCGTGCGCGCGGTGCCCGGGGCCGGCACCAATGTGCCGATCTGGATGCTGGGCTCCAGCCTCTTCGGCGCAAAGCTCGCCGCCATGCTGGGGCTGCCTTACGCCTTCGCCTCCCATTTCGCCCCGCAGGCGCTGGAACAGGCGGTCGCGATCTACAAGGCAGAGTTCACGCCCTCCGATGCGCTTGATGCGCCTTACGTGATCGCCGGGGCCAATGTGTTTGCAGCCGACGATGACGCGCAAGCAGCACGGCTCGCAACCTCGCTCCAGATGCGCTTCACCGGCATGCTGCGCGGCGAACGCGGGCTCACCAAGCCCCCCATCGACGATATCGAGACCTACTGGACACCGGGCGAAAAGCGCCACGTTCAGGAGATGATGCGCTGCTCCTTCATTGGAGGGCCGGAAAGCCTCAAACACCAACTCAAGGCATTCGCGGACAGCGTCCCGGTCGACGAGATCATCGTCTCCTCCTCCATCTACGACAACACGGCGCGGCTGCACTCCTATGAAATTCTCGCAGATGTGGCGAAGGGGATCGGGGGCTAGGCCGGAGGATCGAAAGCCTGTGAGATCTCGATGAAGTCGGGCAGCGCCTCGCAGGCGGCCGAATGGGCAGCGAGATGGGGGAAGCGGTCGTCATCGAACAGATCGCCATGCGCCTCCTTCACGAACCGCAGGGCGCAGGCGACCGCGATATCGGCGTGGCCGATGCCGTCACCGAACCACCAGGGCCCGCGACGGGTCGCGCGTTCGCGCTCCAGCGCCTCCAGAACCTCCACAATCTGGCAGCGGCAACGCTCCACCCACATCTCGGATGCAGTTTCATGGAGCGCACGCTCGTAGACCAGCGCCACGGCCTTTTCGGCCAGCCCCATGCCAAGGGCCGCAATCTTCAAAGCCTGACGGCGTTTCGTCCCGCTTTCCGGGATCAGGGCCCTTGCGCGCCCCGCCACCTCGTCCAGATGATCGAGGATGGCGAAGCTCTCGATCAGCACTTCGCCATCATCCAGCACCAGCGTGGGAACGCGGCGCATGGGATTGATCGCACCGATCTTGTCGACATCGCGAAAGGTCGACCACGGCCGATGCTCGAATTCCAGACCATAGAGCCGCAGCGCGATGGCAACACGGCGGACGAAGGGAGAATCGAACTGGCCAATGAGGATCATGATCACCGCCACAAAAACAAGCAATCCGTGGCCGCCCAACCGGCCCTGAGGCATATATCAAGGCGGAAATCGCCGATTATTGCCAGCCAATTCTGGCCGGTGGTTCATCATGCCGCTCATGCCAATCGGACGCCTTGGGCTTTCCGGCGCGAAAGCCCGCTTGAGGCCCCGCCTGCAAACCGCTAAACCCCGAACGATGCGATCCCGCAGGGTCAACAGGCTGGAAAACGGACGAGCTGGACAATGGATAATCTGAAGGCGGAACTTCTGCGCGGCCTCTGGTACGTGGCGACCGTCGGCTCGGACGTGAAACCGGGCAAGATGATCTCCAAGAAGCTGATGGGCGAATTGGTGCTGATCGGGCGCGATGCGGACGGAAAGGTCTTTGCGCTGCGCGATATCTGTCCCCATCGCGGCATTCCGCTGTCCCATGGCCGCTTCGACGGCGAAACCGTGCAGTGCTGCTATCACGGCTGGCGCTTCAACACCGAAGGCACCTGCACCGAGATCCCCTCCACCCACGAATACCAGACCATAGACCTCAGCAAGATCACCTGCGGGGCTTATTCTTGCGTGGAACGGCAGGGGCTGATCTGGATCTACTTTGCCGAAAAGGGCGAGAAGCCTGAGGATGGCCGCCAGCCGGAGCCGCCGCGGCTTCCCGGTTTTGCCGATGATGTTGCGCCCAAGCTCGCCATCATGCAGCCCTTCGACTGCTCCGTCGATCACGCGGCCCTTGGCCTGATGGACCCGACCCATGCCGCCTTCGTGCACACCTCATGGTGGTTCAAGAAGAACGGCGCGAAGCTCCGGCCCAAGGTGAAGCAATTCGCGCCCTCCGAGCTTGGCTGGGCGATGGTGCGCCACAAGATCCCGCCGCAGAACATCGCCTATCGCTATCTGCTGGGCGACAACGTGACGACCGAGATTTCCTACCGTCTGCCGGGCCTGCGGATCGAGCATATCGAGGGCGACAAGCACCAGGTTCTGGGGCTGACGA is a window encoding:
- a CDS encoding AAA family ATPase produces the protein MRRAMIIGQPGSGKSTLARALGQITDLPVIHIDQILWQTGWIQRSRPEIDALCLEAHARPCWIFEGGHSSTWAQRLERCDTLIWLDVPLARRLYRVLLRTLRHHGRTRPDLTPGCHEHFDTEFLVWMWNTRNSAREKMRRLYETAPADKALYRFTRFAEVDRFLDDVRNRVATS
- the mepA gene encoding penicillin-insensitive murein endopeptidase, with the translated sequence MGMGKGRAHLSSLMRSGAFALSAMVIALSPALARDQLPQPKPSVGAVSSQNAPAMPQAKATHADNARRATGIPSQVNMNAPARDYFGKVSVPAHMKPEALGSYAKGCQAGAVALPANGEGFQVMRLSRNRFWGQPELIDYLEDLARDVPKLGWRGLMVGDMAQPRGGPMSSGHASHQIGLDADIWLKEMPAHTMTASERENVSAVSMLRGAINTKGADRTVDPKKFTDAHARLIRRAANDPRVARIFVSPGIKKALCDFETGNRAWLRVVRPWWGHHYHFHVRLKCPAGEGSCKSQAAPPPGDGCGKELAWWMSDEPWVPKPPKPGEKPAKPKPPLTMAGLPDACVAVLKAR
- a CDS encoding alpha/beta hydrolase, whose amino-acid sequence is MSERDPQFLSVGTGDEARQIAYRHEPGTETAERPGVIWLSGFRSDMLGSKALEVARVAREAGNAVTRFDYSGHGESGGKFIDGTISRWLEETLAVFDKCCTGPTVIVGSSMGGWMALLLALARKSSGKVAGLVLIAPAPDFTEDLLWNAFPEEARRAIETKGVYEHPSDYSDEPDVYTRALIEDGRKNLLLGASIDPGCPVRILQGMEDQDVPWEHAMKLVSRLPVSDVTITLVRDGDHRLSRMEDIMNRILPAIAEFGVG
- a CDS encoding glycosyltransferase family 4 protein, which gives rise to MTTILQVVPELETGGVERTAVDIAQACKARGWRALVASAGGRLVDELEAAGGEHIAMPLATKNPFIMGANAGRLAEIIRREKVSIIHARSRAPAWSALYAARKTRTPFVTTYHGAYGQKNALKAFYNSVMARGDAVIANSHYTAGLIRTRHPVAGEMTVIHRGTDIAAISDVPEARINALRESWGVESGKRIVLQLARLTAWKGQKVTIDAFAGLALALREDCVLILAGDAQGRNDYVAELEARIAGHGLGEQVRLVGHCADVPAAMNAADVVAVSSVEPEAFGRAAVEAQAAGRPVIVSDLGAVGETVQAPPQVEASQRSGWRIPANDPAALTLTLGEALSLDAEAHLALARRAKANAAHFSLEAMCGATLEVYDRLIG
- the infC gene encoding translation initiation factor IF-3, whose amino-acid sequence is MRRPFRAPPPQKEGPRINEDIRVREVQLIDHEGQNRGTIPIEEAMDIAGEAGLDLVEIQPNANPPVCKILDYGRHKYQAQKKAAEARKKQKTVELKEVKLRPNIDTHDYEVKMKNVLRFFEEGDKVKITLRFRGREMAHQDLGFKLMQRVKEETAEIAKVEFEPKVEGRQMIMILAPR
- the rpmI gene encoding 50S ribosomal protein L35, yielding MPKMKTKSGAKKRFKVTASGRVKVAQAGKRHGMIKRTKKFIRNARGTMVLADQDAKIVKKYMPYL
- the rplT gene encoding 50S ribosomal protein L20, with translation MSRVKRGVTAHARHKKVIKAAKGYYGRRKNTIRVAKQAVEKAGQYAYRDRKVRKRNFRSLWIQRINAATREHGLTYGRFIDGLNKAGVEVDRKVLSDLAIHQPEAFKALVDKAQAALA
- a CDS encoding LLM class flavin-dependent oxidoreductase, giving the protein MKLSVLDLAFVGEGETPRDALDHSLELARHAEALGYERFWLAEHHNMIGIASAATSVVIGYIAGGTSTIRVGAGGIMLPNHSPLVIAEQFGTLETLYPGRIDLGLGRAPGTDQATLRALRRSYESAESFPQDVVELQALLAPAAPNQIVRAVPGAGTNVPIWMLGSSLFGAKLAAMLGLPYAFASHFAPQALEQAVAIYKAEFTPSDALDAPYVIAGANVFAADDDAQAARLATSLQMRFTGMLRGERGLTKPPIDDIETYWTPGEKRHVQEMMRCSFIGGPESLKHQLKAFADSVPVDEIIVSSSIYDNTARLHSYEILADVAKGIGG
- a CDS encoding glutathione S-transferase family protein gives rise to the protein MILIGQFDSPFVRRVAIALRLYGLEFEHRPWSTFRDVDKIGAINPMRRVPTLVLDDGEVLIESFAILDHLDEVAGRARALIPESGTKRRQALKIAALGMGLAEKAVALVYERALHETASEMWVERCRCQIVEVLEALERERATRRGPWWFGDGIGHADIAVACALRFVKEAHGDLFDDDRFPHLAAHSAACEALPDFIEISQAFDPPA
- a CDS encoding aromatic ring-hydroxylating dioxygenase subunit alpha; amino-acid sequence: MDNLKAELLRGLWYVATVGSDVKPGKMISKKLMGELVLIGRDADGKVFALRDICPHRGIPLSHGRFDGETVQCCYHGWRFNTEGTCTEIPSTHEYQTIDLSKITCGAYSCVERQGLIWIYFAEKGEKPEDGRQPEPPRLPGFADDVAPKLAIMQPFDCSVDHAALGLMDPTHAAFVHTSWWFKKNGAKLRPKVKQFAPSELGWAMVRHKIPPQNIAYRYLLGDNVTTEISYRLPGLRIEHIEGDKHQVLGLTTITPVDEDHTEVRQIFWASMGWIAPLKPLFRHLMNVFLGQDRRVVIQQREGLIYNPKLMLINDADTQGRWWMQLKREWTASGAAGRTFENPVKAKTLRWMS